A genome region from Hymenobacter tibetensis includes the following:
- a CDS encoding DUF1361 domain-containing protein, whose amino-acid sequence MPLSPTSLELPQIRQRLNLILLLGASLALSVLLISFRVFFTQQLTFVFLLWNLFLAFIPFGLSTMLGLSAGRLKARVLLPVGLVWLLFFPNAPYILTDLFHLERRAGVPYWYDLALILSCAWNGLMLAYASLTDMQALVTRRLGWWAGWGFATVALLLSSFGIYLGRYLRFNSWDVVTNPLTLFFDIVSRLLHPFSHLGTWGVTLLYGVFLVLGYATVRLLGRIGEEQL is encoded by the coding sequence ATGCCGCTTTCACCTACTTCACTTGAGTTGCCTCAGATCCGGCAACGGCTGAATCTGATCCTGCTGCTAGGCGCTTCCCTTGCGCTGAGCGTACTGCTGATTTCCTTTCGAGTGTTTTTCACGCAGCAGCTTACGTTCGTGTTCCTGCTCTGGAACCTGTTCCTGGCCTTCATTCCATTCGGGCTGAGCACCATGCTGGGCCTATCGGCGGGCCGTTTAAAAGCGCGGGTGCTGTTGCCGGTCGGGCTTGTGTGGCTGCTCTTTTTTCCGAATGCGCCCTATATTCTTACCGACCTCTTTCACTTAGAGCGGCGTGCCGGCGTACCGTATTGGTACGACCTAGCTCTCATCCTGAGCTGCGCCTGGAACGGTCTCATGTTGGCTTACGCCTCTCTCACCGACATGCAAGCCCTCGTAACCCGGCGGCTTGGGTGGTGGGCTGGCTGGGGCTTTGCCACCGTAGCGCTGCTGCTCAGCTCGTTTGGTATCTATTTGGGGCGCTACCTGCGCTTCAACTCCTGGGACGTTGTCACGAACCCACTTACCTTATTTTTCGACATCGTAAGCCGCTTGTTGCATCCTTTCTCGCACCTTGGCACGTGGGGCGTAACGCTGCTATATGGCGTGTTTCTAGTGCTGGGTTACGCCACTGTCCGGCTGCTTGGCCGGATAGGAGAGGAGCAGCTATAG
- a CDS encoding TolC family protein: MNWRSIRWIGALAATFGLLAPAAVAQTTTSAAGNGPLQAARPVALPDTSRVFRLADLLTYVTLRHPVARQAGLLPERARQEVRFARGLFDPAATSKYYGKTFGGKEYFHDWDTQLRVPLWFGADVKAGFERGVGNYINPENGTPLSGLSYVGLSVPLAQGMLLDERRAAVRQAQALQRLAEAERRGALNKLILQAAKDYWDWSLHYQRLELLRLNTELAEVRFRAVRQRVQLGDLAAIDSVEALTELQNRQATLVQARVAWRNATLLLSNYLWDEQQQPRELPPTVRPQALPASAGWQPLPPDSVAALAELAQQIHPELQKSRAKLSQLGIERRLLANKLLPKISLDYNILQAGQPFNPEAGARLSGSYLENNYKLGVSFAYPLLLRQERAKLQLNRLKLQETELDLQQDAREIQAGVRTVANDWEALREQLRLQEQMVQNAERLRNGEQVRFENGESSVFLLNSREATLVSARVKLAELQAKYAQTQATLRWAAGGVE, translated from the coding sequence ATGAACTGGCGGTCTATTCGATGGATAGGAGCACTGGCGGCGACTTTTGGCTTGCTTGCGCCAGCCGCAGTGGCCCAAACCACCACTTCAGCAGCTGGCAACGGGCCGCTACAAGCGGCGCGCCCGGTGGCGTTGCCCGATACAAGCAGGGTGTTTCGGCTGGCTGATTTGCTGACGTACGTGACCTTGCGCCACCCCGTAGCCCGGCAGGCAGGGCTGCTGCCCGAGCGCGCCCGCCAGGAAGTGCGCTTTGCCCGTGGGCTGTTCGACCCGGCGGCCACCAGCAAGTACTACGGCAAGACGTTCGGGGGCAAAGAATATTTCCACGACTGGGACACTCAACTGCGCGTGCCGCTGTGGTTTGGGGCTGATGTAAAGGCCGGTTTCGAGCGGGGAGTGGGCAACTACATCAACCCCGAGAACGGTACCCCGTTGTCTGGGCTGAGTTACGTAGGACTGTCCGTGCCCTTGGCGCAGGGCATGCTCCTCGACGAACGCCGCGCCGCCGTGCGCCAAGCGCAGGCCCTGCAGCGGCTAGCTGAAGCCGAACGGCGCGGCGCCCTCAACAAGCTGATTCTGCAAGCTGCCAAAGACTATTGGGACTGGAGCCTGCACTACCAGCGGCTGGAGTTGCTGCGCCTCAACACAGAACTAGCGGAGGTGCGTTTTCGGGCCGTCCGCCAACGTGTGCAACTCGGCGACTTAGCGGCCATCGACTCCGTAGAGGCTCTAACCGAATTGCAAAACCGGCAGGCTACGCTGGTGCAAGCCCGCGTGGCGTGGCGCAATGCCACCTTGCTGCTCAGCAATTACCTCTGGGACGAGCAACAGCAACCCCGCGAATTGCCTCCCACCGTACGGCCCCAGGCACTACCTGCGTCGGCTGGCTGGCAGCCCTTGCCGCCCGACTCGGTGGCTGCTCTCGCCGAACTCGCCCAGCAGATTCATCCGGAACTGCAGAAAAGCCGGGCCAAACTCAGCCAACTGGGTATAGAGCGACGCCTGTTAGCCAACAAGCTGCTGCCCAAAATCAGCCTCGATTATAATATACTGCAAGCCGGCCAGCCCTTCAACCCCGAAGCCGGTGCCCGCCTGAGTGGTAGCTACCTGGAAAACAACTACAAGCTAGGTGTGAGCTTCGCTTATCCTTTGCTGTTGCGGCAAGAGCGGGCCAAGCTGCAACTCAACCGCCTCAAGCTTCAGGAAACCGAGCTAGACCTTCAACAAGACGCCCGCGAAATTCAGGCCGGCGTGCGCACTGTCGCCAACGACTGGGAAGCTCTACGCGAGCAACTCCGCTTGCAGGAACAAATGGTGCAGAATGCGGAGCGGTTGCGCAACGGCGAACAAGTACGGTTCGAGAACGGGGAAAGCTCGGTGTTTCTGCTCAACTCGCGGGAAGCCACGCTGGTGAGTGCCCGCGTGAAATTGGCCGAACTGCAAGCCAAGTATGCCCAAACACAAGCCACCCTGCGCTGGGCCGCTGGCGGGGTGGAGTAA
- a CDS encoding ABC transporter substrate-binding protein: MGSKLRHGSFTFFSPHLLAFRFMPFFYFVRMAALGCCLALALPNQAQQTTPRPAATRPPASKPASTSTSGKPTTPAVKPSTTTPAPKAAASTTPSKPAATTSKPATTAAKPAAGPTVAPRPTGPPLPANLGSTDLNIRYKNGKTLISQQRYDLAMTELEPLAAPGNKFKQAAEAAYLYSVAASRAKKWSEAEQMLNLLRTEYPQWPNLHEALFLQGQVSFEQNDFENGLRVLAELPIDKLVQERENMKAVYLPRIRDKAAFQSLLKAYPQEAALGRAYANKLANGGWYTDADKGQLDQLIAQFALDRSRYTPRPNAVKKSIYTIGVLLPFEFDDTSWETRRKNQFVTELYAGLRLAQDSLQREGHPVQLFAYDTGADTLQLKQVLALPELAGMDLIIGPVYKSGSKILARYAQQKQIICVNPLSQDGDLVLDNPWHYLFAPSMTTQAQQAAQFAYTRLGGARTAVVLHEDTKDEAAFGVAYKQAYEALGGRVVQLRRINSDVEESLNAGFAGIDLKSIGHLVVASDARKAGPYTLGVMQSQGARLPLFTYASWLDNNRISLGQLDARDVYFVHPKYLDRNSFGVQRFRQLYLQRQGLPPSVFAFTGFELLYYFGSQLHLNGPAFQQQLTNAGPVSGAVFQGIGYPGGAHDNQYVPLIKLERLELELLNPVGIR; encoded by the coding sequence TTGGGCAGCAAGCTGCGGCATGGCAGCTTCACTTTCTTCTCGCCTCACTTATTGGCTTTCCGGTTTATGCCGTTTTTTTATTTCGTGCGCATGGCTGCGCTAGGGTGCTGTTTGGCGCTAGCGCTGCCCAACCAAGCCCAGCAAACCACGCCACGGCCAGCTGCTACCCGCCCGCCGGCTAGCAAGCCAGCGTCTACCTCTACTTCTGGCAAACCCACCACTCCCGCGGTCAAACCAAGTACAACCACCCCAGCGCCTAAAGCTGCAGCCAGTACTACACCCTCCAAACCGGCAGCCACTACCTCGAAGCCCGCCACTACGGCGGCCAAACCAGCAGCGGGCCCTACCGTTGCGCCCCGCCCTACCGGACCACCCCTGCCCGCCAACCTGGGGTCGACGGACCTGAACATCCGCTACAAAAACGGCAAGACCCTCATCAGCCAGCAACGCTACGATCTGGCCATGACGGAGCTAGAGCCGTTGGCCGCCCCCGGCAACAAGTTCAAACAAGCTGCTGAAGCCGCCTACTTGTATTCAGTGGCTGCTAGCCGCGCCAAAAAATGGAGCGAAGCCGAGCAAATGCTGAATCTGCTGCGGACAGAATACCCCCAGTGGCCTAACCTGCACGAAGCCTTGTTTCTGCAAGGCCAAGTCTCGTTCGAGCAGAACGACTTTGAAAACGGCTTGCGGGTGCTAGCTGAGCTGCCCATCGACAAGCTGGTGCAGGAACGGGAAAACATGAAGGCCGTGTACTTGCCTCGGATTCGAGACAAGGCAGCGTTTCAAAGTTTGCTGAAAGCCTATCCGCAAGAAGCAGCGCTAGGCCGGGCGTACGCCAACAAGCTGGCTAATGGCGGCTGGTACACCGACGCCGACAAAGGGCAGCTCGACCAGCTCATCGCGCAATTTGCGCTGGACCGTAGCCGCTACACGCCCCGGCCAAACGCCGTCAAAAAAAGCATCTATACTATTGGTGTGCTGCTTCCCTTCGAGTTTGATGATACGAGTTGGGAAACCCGCCGCAAAAACCAGTTTGTAACGGAGCTGTACGCCGGGTTACGCCTCGCCCAGGATTCGTTGCAACGAGAAGGCCACCCCGTCCAGCTGTTTGCCTACGATACCGGCGCCGATACGCTCCAGTTGAAGCAGGTGCTGGCGCTGCCAGAGCTAGCCGGCATGGACCTCATCATTGGCCCGGTATATAAATCCGGCAGCAAGATCCTGGCCCGCTATGCGCAGCAAAAGCAAATCATCTGCGTTAATCCTCTTTCCCAGGACGGCGACTTGGTGCTGGATAATCCTTGGCACTACCTGTTTGCTCCGAGCATGACCACGCAGGCCCAGCAAGCTGCACAGTTCGCGTACACCCGATTGGGAGGCGCCCGCACGGCAGTGGTACTGCACGAAGACACCAAGGACGAAGCCGCTTTTGGTGTAGCGTACAAGCAAGCCTATGAAGCTTTGGGCGGCCGAGTGGTGCAGCTACGGCGCATCAACTCCGACGTGGAAGAGTCCTTGAATGCTGGCTTTGCAGGCATTGACTTGAAAAGCATAGGGCATTTGGTTGTAGCGTCCGATGCTCGTAAGGCCGGACCGTATACGCTCGGCGTGATGCAAAGTCAGGGAGCCCGCTTGCCGTTGTTCACCTACGCTTCCTGGCTCGACAACAACCGAATCAGTCTGGGTCAGTTGGATGCCCGCGACGTGTATTTTGTACATCCTAAGTACCTCGACCGAAATAGCTTTGGAGTGCAACGTTTTCGGCAGCTGTACTTGCAGCGGCAGGGGCTGCCACCTTCCGTGTTTGCTTTCACGGGGTTCGAGCTGCTCTATTACTTCGGCTCGCAGTTGCACCTCAATGGGCCTGCTTTCCAGCAGCAACTTACCAATGCAGGGCCAGTGTCAGGCGCTGTGTTCCAGGGCATCGGCTACCCCGGCGGCGCCCACGACAACCAGTATGTACCGCTCATTAAATTGGAGCGCCTAGAGCTGGAATTGCTGAACCCAGTAGGCATTCGGTAG
- a CDS encoding TetR/AcrR family transcriptional regulator, translating to METPPQASTQLRIELNERLYLRDPQDTDLGRRLMAESVKLIDEIGFEQFTFKKLAQRMESTEASLYRYFENKHRLLVYLVSWYWAWLGFQMRFHTHNVPSPTERLRLMLRILTNSHHAESATTHIDGAALYRIVVSEASKAYLTKEVDEDNRAGLFREYKRLAARMAVVVSEINPTYPYPHTLVSTLLEAARKQLFFAQHLPSLTDSLAQKPAEETVYVFLENLVFKVLA from the coding sequence ATGGAAACTCCCCCACAAGCAAGCACCCAACTGCGGATAGAATTAAACGAACGGCTCTATCTGCGCGACCCACAAGACACCGATTTGGGACGTAGGCTAATGGCCGAGAGTGTAAAGCTGATAGACGAAATAGGCTTCGAGCAATTTACTTTCAAGAAGCTGGCCCAGCGGATGGAGTCCACGGAGGCATCGTTGTACCGCTATTTCGAGAACAAGCACCGGCTGTTGGTGTATCTGGTGTCGTGGTATTGGGCGTGGCTGGGCTTCCAAATGCGTTTTCACACGCACAATGTGCCTAGCCCCACCGAGCGGCTGCGCCTGATGTTGCGCATTCTTACGAACAGCCACCACGCGGAGTCGGCTACCACCCACATTGATGGCGCGGCCCTCTACCGCATTGTGGTGAGCGAGGCCTCAAAGGCGTACCTCACCAAGGAAGTGGATGAAGACAACCGAGCCGGGTTGTTTCGGGAGTACAAGCGGCTGGCCGCCAGAATGGCCGTGGTGGTAAGTGAAATCAACCCTACGTATCCGTACCCGCATACCTTGGTTAGCACCCTGTTGGAAGCAGCACGCAAGCAACTCTTTTTCGCGCAGCACCTGCCTTCGCTCACCGACTCGTTGGCCCAGAAACCGGCCGAGGAAACGGTGTATGTCTTTCTGGAAAATCTGGTTTTCAAAGTCCTAGCCTAA
- the hemL gene encoding glutamate-1-semialdehyde 2,1-aminomutase — protein sequence MQLSSPTTAPELALPTSAALFERAKNHIPGGVNSPVRAFRAVGGHPVFMQSAKGAWLTDVDGNQYLDFINSWGPMILGHAPDIVLDAVQAAIPASLSFGAPTRREVEMAELIKQMVPSIEKVRLVNSGTEATMSAIRVARGYTGRNKIIKFEGCYHGHGDSFLIAAGSGALTLGTPDSPGVTEGVAQDTLTVPYNDLPAVQHIIEVNEGQVAALILEPVVGNMGLVAPQEGYLQGLRDLCTQHGIVLIFDEVMTGFRLARGGAQELYGITPDMTTLGKIIGGGMPVGAYGGRQDIMDNVAPAGKVYQAGTLSGNPIATAAGIAQLTYLQEHPELYDELNRITTRLADGTRQIAAELGLNYTVNQVGSMFSVFFTDKPVHNLADAKHSDTEAFGRYFRAMLHRGIYLAPAQYEALFVSTAITDELVEVYLTACREAMREAHGL from the coding sequence ATGCAACTCTCCTCTCCTACCACCGCCCCCGAACTTGCGCTGCCAACCAGTGCAGCGCTTTTTGAGCGGGCCAAAAATCATATTCCGGGTGGTGTCAACTCGCCGGTGCGGGCATTCCGCGCAGTGGGCGGCCATCCGGTATTCATGCAGTCGGCTAAAGGAGCGTGGCTGACCGACGTGGATGGCAACCAGTACCTGGACTTCATCAACTCCTGGGGGCCCATGATTCTGGGCCATGCGCCGGACATCGTGCTTGATGCCGTGCAGGCCGCTATTCCAGCGTCGCTTTCGTTTGGAGCCCCTACCCGCCGTGAGGTGGAAATGGCGGAGCTTATCAAACAGATGGTGCCCAGCATTGAAAAAGTGCGGCTAGTAAACTCCGGTACGGAAGCTACTATGTCGGCTATTCGGGTGGCTCGGGGCTACACAGGCCGCAACAAAATCATCAAGTTCGAGGGTTGCTACCACGGCCACGGCGACTCATTTCTGATTGCGGCCGGCTCTGGCGCCCTCACCCTCGGCACCCCCGACTCACCGGGCGTTACTGAAGGCGTAGCGCAGGACACGCTAACCGTTCCTTACAATGACCTGCCTGCGGTGCAGCACATCATTGAAGTGAACGAGGGCCAAGTGGCCGCTCTGATTCTGGAGCCGGTAGTAGGCAACATGGGCCTGGTAGCGCCACAGGAAGGCTACCTGCAAGGCCTACGCGACTTGTGCACCCAGCACGGCATCGTGTTAATTTTCGACGAGGTGATGACGGGCTTCCGGCTGGCTCGTGGCGGCGCGCAAGAGCTGTATGGCATTACGCCGGATATGACCACGCTCGGCAAAATCATTGGTGGTGGTATGCCCGTAGGAGCCTACGGTGGCCGCCAGGATATCATGGACAACGTGGCTCCTGCTGGCAAGGTGTACCAAGCCGGCACGCTCTCCGGCAACCCAATTGCCACGGCTGCGGGCATTGCGCAGCTCACATATCTGCAAGAGCACCCCGAGCTATACGACGAGCTAAACCGCATTACCACCCGCCTCGCCGATGGCACGCGTCAAATTGCCGCCGAACTGGGCCTAAACTATACGGTCAACCAGGTAGGCTCGATGTTCAGTGTGTTCTTCACCGACAAGCCCGTGCATAATCTAGCTGATGCCAAGCATTCTGATACCGAAGCATTTGGCCGCTACTTCCGCGCCATGCTGCACCGCGGCATCTACTTGGCTCCGGCGCAGTATGAGGCCTTGTTTGTTAGCACGGCCATCACCGATGAACTTGTGGAAGTGTATCTGACGGCTTGCCGTGAAGCTATGCGCGAAGCCCACGGTCTGTAG
- a CDS encoding HlyD family secretion protein produces the protein MPFAENPLHETDPKGSHFRAFRYVQTPRAGRALARWASGLGLLVLVAGFMPWTQNIRSTGTLTTLRPQDRPQIVPSTIGGRIDRWQVREGQRVRKGDTLMVITEIKDKYFDPQLLARTSEQLEAKVASLRENRAKGQALSSQQAALRAGLRVSLDKARNKVTQTQLKVNSDEAELRAANNDFDIARQQLERQELLYKQGLKSLTELEQRRLKFQESTAKRQAVENKLGASRQELVNAQLELASLAAEYQDKLAKSESDRRSVTSYQFDTEGQIAKMRNELSNLQIRSGFYHIQAPQDGYVVRALKTGLGDIVKEGEPVVTVMPDAPQLAAELYVRPMDIPLLSVGRRVRLQFDGWPALVFSGWPGTSFGTFGGVVAVIDNIDSQGQYRVLVTPDPAQEPWPKPLRVGSGVYGWALLDDVPIWYELWRQLNGFPPNFVGKPAATYAGKAAKKADKTEADPGEEETK, from the coding sequence ATGCCTTTCGCTGAAAATCCGCTCCATGAAACCGACCCCAAGGGGTCGCATTTCCGGGCGTTCCGGTACGTGCAAACGCCGCGTGCCGGCCGTGCACTGGCCCGGTGGGCCTCAGGCCTGGGGCTGCTGGTGCTGGTAGCCGGCTTTATGCCCTGGACGCAAAACATCCGTTCCACTGGTACGCTCACCACGCTTCGTCCGCAAGACCGGCCCCAGATTGTGCCCAGCACCATAGGCGGGCGCATCGACCGATGGCAAGTGCGGGAAGGCCAACGAGTACGCAAAGGTGACACGCTGATGGTCATCACCGAGATTAAAGACAAGTACTTCGACCCGCAGCTGCTGGCCCGCACCAGCGAACAACTGGAAGCCAAGGTGGCCTCATTGCGCGAGAACCGGGCTAAGGGGCAGGCGTTGAGCAGCCAGCAAGCGGCCCTGCGCGCTGGCCTACGGGTAAGCCTCGACAAAGCCCGCAACAAGGTGACCCAAACTCAGCTAAAAGTGAATTCCGATGAAGCAGAACTGCGCGCCGCCAACAACGACTTCGATATTGCGCGTCAGCAGCTAGAGCGCCAGGAGCTGCTTTACAAGCAAGGCCTGAAGTCACTGACCGAGCTGGAACAGCGGCGGTTGAAGTTTCAGGAAAGCACAGCCAAGCGCCAAGCAGTGGAAAACAAGCTGGGGGCTAGCCGCCAGGAGCTAGTAAACGCGCAGCTGGAACTAGCCTCCCTCGCCGCTGAGTACCAAGACAAATTAGCCAAATCGGAATCCGACCGGCGATCCGTGACTTCCTACCAGTTTGATACGGAAGGGCAGATTGCCAAGATGCGCAACGAACTGTCCAACCTACAGATTCGCTCGGGCTTCTACCACATCCAGGCCCCGCAAGACGGCTACGTAGTACGGGCCCTTAAAACCGGCCTTGGTGATATTGTGAAAGAAGGTGAGCCCGTGGTAACGGTGATGCCCGACGCGCCCCAACTGGCCGCCGAACTATACGTGCGGCCCATGGACATTCCGCTGCTGAGCGTAGGCCGCCGCGTTCGTTTACAATTCGATGGGTGGCCCGCCTTGGTATTCAGCGGGTGGCCCGGCACCAGCTTCGGGACGTTTGGCGGGGTGGTGGCCGTCATCGACAACATCGACTCGCAGGGCCAGTACCGGGTGCTCGTCACGCCCGACCCCGCCCAGGAGCCGTGGCCCAAGCCGCTGCGGGTTGGGTCGGGGGTGTACGGCTGGGCCCTGCTCGACGATGTGCCGATCTGGTACGAGCTGTGGCGGCAACTCAATGGCTTCCCGCCGAACTTCGTTGGGAAGCCCGCCGCCACGTACGCCGGCAAAGCCGCCAAGAAAGCAGATAAAACCGAGGCTGATCCTGGGGAGGAGGAAACGAAATGA
- a CDS encoding peptidase domain-containing ABC transporter, with amino-acid sequence MAEPSLSALTPVQRLFRLLGSERRDITYLYVYAALTGLISLSLPLGVQSVIGFVSSGDVSTSLVVLIVFIVVGTLLVGGLQVMQVYLVEFIQQRLFARVSFDFAVRLPRVRTESLDGQYLPELMNRLLDTPTLQKGLSTLLIEFSAAAVQLLFGLLLLSFYHPIFIAFGLLLLALLALMIRVTGPKGLSTSLTESKYKYRVVAWLEDVARTVHTFRHPPRQQLALERTDNLVEGYLKARKSHFSVLLTQYWGFVAFKTLVTAALLIIGCWLLISRQLNIGQFVASEIVIILTISAIEKVLLKLDVVYDALTSLDKIGHVLDLPVIESHTGAQLPLTPASQGLEVEIRHLAYHYPGATRSAVQDVSLALTPGEHLGLAGFDGSGKTTLLRILAGLLQGYTGVVVYDVLALQDIASEALGQYVGDNISHQNLFEGTLLENLTLGQASVTPEDVAWALELVGLRNDVYGRPLGLNTPLGIGSPFADSARQKLLLARALVRRPRLLLLDHFLPGVEPAERLRILGRVLAPGHGWTVLLASNDARVLAFCPRLVVLRDGRVVADGPYQELSRQSQVQELLA; translated from the coding sequence ATGGCTGAACCTTCTCTTTCTGCTCTTACGCCCGTGCAGCGCCTGTTTCGCTTGCTCGGTTCCGAACGGCGCGACATCACCTACCTCTACGTATATGCTGCGCTTACCGGGCTTATTAGCTTGTCGTTGCCGCTGGGCGTGCAATCGGTTATTGGCTTTGTAAGCAGCGGCGATGTTAGCACGTCCCTGGTGGTCCTCATCGTGTTTATTGTGGTGGGCACGTTGCTGGTAGGCGGCTTGCAAGTGATGCAGGTATACTTGGTGGAATTCATCCAGCAACGGCTGTTTGCCCGTGTCAGCTTTGATTTTGCGGTCCGCCTGCCGCGGGTGCGCACCGAGTCGTTGGATGGACAGTACCTACCCGAACTGATGAACCGCCTGCTCGACACGCCTACGCTGCAAAAGGGGCTGTCGACGCTGTTGATTGAGTTTTCGGCGGCAGCAGTACAGCTGCTATTCGGGTTGCTGCTGCTCTCGTTCTACCACCCCATTTTCATTGCTTTTGGCTTGTTGCTGCTGGCCTTGTTGGCTCTCATGATTCGCGTGACGGGTCCTAAGGGCTTGAGCACCAGCCTTACAGAATCGAAGTACAAGTACCGGGTGGTGGCGTGGCTAGAGGATGTAGCCCGCACCGTGCACACGTTTCGGCACCCGCCCCGCCAGCAACTCGCCCTGGAGCGCACCGACAACCTAGTGGAAGGCTACCTAAAGGCTCGCAAAAGCCACTTCAGCGTGTTGCTGACGCAGTATTGGGGTTTCGTGGCGTTCAAAACGCTGGTTACGGCCGCGCTGCTCATCATCGGCTGCTGGCTGCTCATCAGCCGTCAGCTTAATATCGGGCAGTTTGTGGCTTCCGAAATCGTCATCATCCTCACTATTTCGGCCATCGAAAAGGTGCTGCTCAAGCTTGATGTGGTGTACGACGCGCTAACCTCGCTCGACAAAATCGGGCACGTACTCGACTTGCCGGTTATAGAAAGCCATACGGGGGCGCAGTTGCCACTTACACCAGCCTCCCAAGGTCTGGAGGTGGAAATACGGCACTTGGCTTATCACTACCCCGGCGCTACTCGCTCGGCCGTGCAAGACGTGTCGTTGGCGCTGACGCCGGGCGAGCACCTAGGCTTGGCGGGCTTTGATGGCTCCGGCAAAACCACTTTACTGCGCATCCTGGCTGGCTTGCTGCAAGGCTATACGGGAGTGGTTGTTTACGACGTCCTGGCCTTGCAAGACATTGCCTCCGAGGCTCTGGGTCAGTATGTCGGCGACAATATTTCGCATCAAAACCTATTTGAAGGCACGCTGCTGGAAAACTTAACGCTAGGCCAGGCCAGCGTAACGCCCGAAGACGTGGCTTGGGCCTTGGAGCTGGTGGGGTTGCGCAATGATGTGTACGGCCGGCCACTTGGGCTGAATACGCCCCTAGGCATCGGCTCACCATTTGCCGATAGTGCCCGCCAGAAACTCCTGCTAGCCCGGGCGCTGGTGCGCCGTCCGCGCTTGCTGCTGCTCGACCACTTTTTGCCTGGAGTGGAGCCCGCCGAACGGCTACGCATTCTGGGCCGTGTGCTGGCGCCCGGCCACGGCTGGACTGTGCTGCTTGCCTCCAACGATGCCCGTGTGCTGGCGTTCTGCCCACGCCTAGTGGTTCTGCGTGACGGCCGCGTAGTGGCCGACGGTCCTTATCAAGAGCTTAGCCGCCAAAGCCAGGTGCAAGAGCTGTTGGCCTAA
- the dgt gene encoding dGTP triphosphohydrolase translates to MMHLQTDFSDTPAMTWERLLSRRRYPEQPQLHVVTDAPPVRGAFVADYDRVVFSSAFRRMQRKTQVMPLPETDFVHTRLTHSLETACVGRSLGRLGGRLLLEETEGLARTMPHLDSDFGDIVAAACLAHDIGNPPFGHSGEDAISTYFRSSAAEPFVRVLNAAQRADLQRFEGNAAGFRVLTHTYAAHSSGSAGLGLTYATLGAFTKYPRPSVFEEEASTRGTSEKRHGYFQTEAVRFQEIAQELGLLPKPPGSALGFYHRHPLAFLVEAADDICYRIIDFEDGLKLGLIPCEVGLRLLRETLGDAPNRRGSVEWRDWREELGYLRARLINRLVQQTARLFADRSTAFLHGRADEPLVQQLDCWEQLQHMNALTVEHLYHSRPVLEIEAAGFEVMAGLLDAFLHATFDPHAGPRSRKLQQLLPEQFRASGPQEDVSAYEQIILLTDYIGGLTDQNALSLFRTIRGIELPKVF, encoded by the coding sequence ATGATGCACCTCCAGACTGATTTCTCCGATACCCCTGCCATGACTTGGGAGAGGCTCCTAAGCCGCCGCCGCTACCCCGAGCAGCCACAGTTGCACGTTGTAACGGATGCGCCTCCCGTGCGCGGCGCCTTCGTAGCCGACTATGATCGGGTGGTGTTCAGCTCGGCGTTTCGGCGTATGCAGCGCAAAACTCAGGTGATGCCGTTGCCAGAAACCGACTTCGTGCATACTCGCCTCACCCACTCACTGGAAACGGCTTGTGTGGGCCGCTCGTTGGGTCGCCTTGGGGGCCGGCTGCTACTGGAAGAAACCGAAGGGCTGGCCCGTACCATGCCTCACCTCGATTCCGACTTCGGCGACATTGTGGCGGCGGCCTGCTTGGCGCACGACATTGGTAATCCGCCCTTTGGGCATTCCGGCGAAGATGCCATTTCCACCTACTTTCGTAGTTCTGCCGCCGAACCCTTTGTGCGGGTGCTCAACGCCGCCCAACGCGCCGATTTGCAGCGGTTTGAAGGCAACGCTGCCGGGTTTAGGGTGCTTACGCATACGTACGCCGCCCACAGCAGCGGCTCGGCCGGGTTAGGCCTAACGTATGCTACGCTAGGCGCATTCACCAAGTATCCCCGGCCTTCCGTGTTCGAGGAAGAAGCCAGCACCCGCGGCACCAGCGAAAAAAGACACGGCTACTTCCAAACGGAGGCGGTGCGCTTTCAGGAAATAGCACAAGAGCTAGGCTTATTGCCCAAGCCTCCTGGGTCCGCACTGGGCTTCTACCACCGGCATCCGCTGGCGTTTCTGGTAGAAGCTGCCGATGACATCTGTTACCGCATCATCGATTTCGAAGATGGCCTCAAACTAGGTCTGATTCCTTGCGAGGTAGGCCTGCGGCTGCTGCGCGAAACCCTCGGCGACGCGCCCAACCGGCGCGGTTCCGTAGAATGGCGCGACTGGCGCGAAGAGTTGGGCTACCTGCGGGCCCGGCTTATCAACCGCCTGGTACAGCAAACCGCTCGGCTCTTCGCGGACCGTTCTACCGCCTTCCTCCACGGCCGCGCCGATGAACCCCTGGTGCAGCAACTCGATTGTTGGGAGCAACTCCAGCACATGAACGCGCTAACGGTGGAACACCTCTACCATAGCCGCCCGGTGCTGGAAATTGAAGCCGCCGGCTTTGAGGTGATGGCCGGACTGCTCGATGCTTTTTTGCATGCCACCTTCGATCCGCACGCGGGGCCCCGTTCTCGTAAGCTGCAACAACTCTTGCCTGAGCAGTTTCGGGCTAGCGGCCCCCAGGAAGACGTATCAGCCTACGAGCAAATCATCCTACTCACCGACTACATCGGGGGCCTCACCGACCAGAACGCGCTCAGTCTGTTCCGTACTATTCGGGGTATCGAACTGCCCAAAGTGTTTTGA